GCTCGTCGACGCCGGGGTGCGCCCCGACACCGTCGAGTCGGGGGTCGGGGACCTCGAGGACGCCTTCGTCGTCGTCATCCTCTCCACGATGCTGCACGACATCGGCAACCAGGTGCACCGGGAGCACCACGAGGCCTTCGGCGTCACCCTGGCGCTGCCGATCCTGAACCGCATCCTGGGCGAGCTCTACCCCAAGCCCGAGCAGCGCATCGAGCTGCGGGCGCTGATGCTGCACTCCATCTACAGCCACGACCTGCACCCCGAGCCGCTGACCATCGAGGCGGGCGTGACCGCGGTGGCCGACGGCACCGACATCACCAAGGGGCGCGGCCGCAAGGCCTTCAGCCTGGGCTCGATCGACATCCACTCGATCTCGGCGCTGGCGGTGGACGAGGTGATCATCATGCGCGGCGACGCCATTCCCATCGAGATCCGGGTGCGCATGAACAACGCCGCCGGCATCTTCCAGGTGGAGGAGACCCTGACGAAGAAGGTGCTCCGCAGCCCCATCCGCGACTACGTCACCGTGGTGGCCACCTCCGACACCAACAACGACCACGACCACCGCATCATCCAACGGGTTCGCCTGCACGACCGCGAAGACCGTTTCGTGCTCGAGGAATGACCGCCGAAGCCACCCTCCTGGGCCTGTTCAGCATCGTCCTGATCGATCTCGTGCTTTCGGGCGACAACGCGGTGGTGATCGGCATGGCCGTGCGCGACCTTCCCGGCCGCCTGCGGCGCCGGGCCATCCTGATGGGCACGCTCGGCGCCATCGGCCTGCGCGTCACCTTTACCATCCTGGCGGCGTTGCTGCTTTCCGTGCCCTTCCTGCGCGCCCTGGGCGGCGTGGCGTTGTTTTGGATCGCCGCCAAGCTGCTGGGCGGCGAGGAAGAAGAGGCCCGGGTGGGGAGCGCCGCCTCGTTTTGGCAGGCGGTGACGCTGATCATCGTCGCCGATTTCACCCTGAGCCTCGACAACGTGCTGGCCGTGGCGGGGGCGGCGGGGGGGCACCTGGGGCTCTTGGTCTTCGGCCTGATGCTCTCGATTCCCATCCTGATGCTGGGCTCCGCCGCGATCGCGCAACTGCTCAACCGCTGGCCCTGGCTGAGCCTCCTGGGTTCGCTCGTCATCGTCTGGGCCGGGGCGCAGCTCATCTCCCACGACCCGCGGGTGCACGCCTGGCTGGCCTGGCCGCTCTGGGCCTGGTTCGCCCTGGGGCTGGCGACGATGGCGGCCCTGCGCGGGCTCAACCGCTGGCAGGCCCGGCGCACCGTCCCTTAGCTCTCCCAGAGCAGGTCCTCGATCATGCGTTCCAGGGGCTCGAGCCGGACGCGGTACCGTCCGCGGGTCCCCTCCACCAGGCCCAGGTCGCGCAGCTGCCCCAGGGTGTGGGTGATCGTCACCCGGGTGCTCCCCGACATGGCGGCGAGGTCTTCCTGGCGCAGCTCGCTCTCGATGCGCACCCAACCCTCGGGTTCCTGCTTTCCGAAACGGCGCGCGGTCCAGGTGAGCACCCGGCCCAGGCGCACGATCACCGGCGCGGTCGCCGATTCGATCTGGTCTTCCAGGTGCGAAAGGTGCGCCGCCAGGCTGCCCGCGAGGCTGAGGGTCACCCGCGGCAGCTCGCGCGCCACCTGGACGAACTGTTCGCGGTTGATGGGGCAGGTGACCACCCCGTCCGAAGTGCAGACCGCGTCGGCCTTGTAGACGGCGCCGTCTTCCAGGAACTCCGCGCCCAGGATGTCGCCCGGCCCCGCGAGGTGGAGGATGCGCTCCTTGCCCGAGGGGCCCTGGCGAACGATCTTGAGCATACCGTCGAGGACGACGGTCAGTTCGTCGCAGGCGTCGCCGCTCATGAAGACGGCCTCGTCCTTGCGGTAGCTGCGGGGCGGGCAGATCTGGCCCAGCCGCATCTTTTCCTCTTCGCTGAGCCGCTCGAGGAACCCGGCCCGGGGGATGAACCACGACATACGGCCTCCTTCGTGCCTTCAGCCTAAGCGTTGGGAGTACAATAAACGTGAGCCATGTCGGTATTGTTTTTCGAAGACCGGACGGAAGCCGCGGGGTTGCTGGCCGAGGCGCTCCGCCCGCTGAACCTACGGAAGCCCGTGGTGCTGGGCATTCCCCGCGGCGGGGTGGTGCTGGCCGACGTGCTGGCGCGGGAGCTGGGGGGCACGATGGACGTGGTCCTGGCCCGCAAGATCGGCGCGCCCGGCAACCCCGAGTACGCGCTTGGGGCCGTGGGCGAGGACGGCCAGGTCTTCCTGCAGCCCTACGCCTCGAGCATCGCCGACGAGGGCTACCTCAAGGCCGAGATCGGGCGGCAGATGCAGGTGATCCGCGAGCGCCGGCGGCGTTACCGGGCCGTGCGCCCCAAGGAGCCCCTCGCGGGCCGCGACGTGGTCCTCACCGACGACGGCATCGCCACCGGCAGCACCATGGAGGCCGCCCTCACCGCGGTGCTGGCCGAGGCGCCCGCGCGGGTGGTGGTGGCCGTGCCCGTGGGTCCGCCGGAGGCGGTGGAACGCCTGCGCCGCCGGGCCGAGGTGGTGGCGCTCAGCACCCCGCCCGACTTCGTCGCCGTGGGCGCCTACTACCGACGCTTCCCCCAGGTGAGCGACGAGGACGTGGTGCGGCTGCTCTCCGCCTGGGCGATAGAATAACGCCATGGAGATCCAGGCGTTGGTGCGCCCCGCCGATGGGGCGCCAAAGAAACCGGTGGCCAAAGGGAAGGGGGCCTTTCTGCAGGTACTGATCGGTCCCGAGGACGGCGCGCCCAATTTCATCCTGCGGCGCTTCACGCTCGAGCCCGGCGGCCGCATCCCCGCCCACCGTCACCCGACGATCGAGCACGAGCAGTTCGTGCTGAAAGGCAGGATGACGATCGGCCTGGACGGCGAGGAGCGCGAGGTCGGCCCCGGCGACGCCGTCTTCATCCCTGCGGGGGTGGCCCACTGGTACGAAAACCGCGGCGATGAGGCCGTCGAGTTTATCTGCGTGATCCCCAAGACCAAGGAATACGAGACCGAGTGGTTGGCCTAGGGGGCACGCGGCCCCCTAGGCCCGGATCTCGGCCCGCTGGAAGAACACGTAGGCGAGGGTGAAGAAGAGGACGCTCGCCGCAACGAGGCCGGCGAATTGCGGCCAGACGAGCAGCAGCGACTGGCCCAGCGGCAGCGGCGTGCCGAGGACCATGCCCTCGAGCTGCGCCGGAAGCACGGGGCCGAGCGAGCGCACCTCGGGCCGCAGCAACGCCAGGGTGGCCTCGGCGTAGAGCGTGTTGGGGGCGACCCGGGCGAGCATCAGCTCCGTCTGCGCCTGCCGGTAGAGCTCCTCTTGGAAGCCGTAGCGTACGGGGCTCAGCGCCGGCGCGAGCAGCCCCGCGATCATCCCCCAGAAGACGGTGAGGAAGAGCCAGAGGCCGATCGCGGCCAGCGCGCTGGTGGTGGGGCTTTTGAACACCGTCGAGAAGAAGAGGGCCACCGCGAGCCAGACGCCGCCGTAGGCCAGGGTCGCCGCCAGGTAGAGGAGGCTGCGCGCCACCTCCTCGCCCGAGGGGGCGAGGCCGGTCAGCAGCACGCCCAGCCCCGTGATCAGCAGCCAGGTCGCCAGCAGCACCAGGCCCAGCGTCGCGAGCCCCGCCAGGTACTTGCCGAAGAGGAGGGCGTCGCGGTAGATCGGCTGGGCGAGCACCCGCCCCAGGGTGCGCCGCTGGTGTTCGCCGTTGACCGCGTCGAAACCCAACGCGATGGCCAGGAGCGGCACCAGGAAACCGGCGAAGGCGACGAACGAGGGAAGCGGGTCCTTGGCCGTGGTAAAGAGCCGGAGGAAGAGGAAGACGTCCTCGCCGACGGTGGACTTGATCGTCTGGATGGCGGCGTAGATCGTCCCCGCCGCGGTCAACACGATCAGGAGCTCGAGCAGCCGCATGCGGGCCCCCGAAAGCTGGTCCGCGAACTCCTTCAGAAACACCGGGCCCAGACCGGCGAACGCCGAACCCTCACGCCGCGTCGCCATGGGACACCTCCTCGAAGTAGGCGCGGTAGACCTCGTCGAGATCGGGCTCTTCCAGATCCAGCCGCAGCAGCCGGCCTCCCCGCCGCACCACGGCGCGGGCGGCGTCGTCGCGCAGGTCGCGCTCGGCCTCCAGCAGGTAGCGGGCGCCGTCGCGCCGCACCCGCAGCACGCCGGACAGGCCGCCGAGGGCGGCCTCGAGGTCCTCGCCCTCGGCTTCCAGATGAATCCGGTAAGCGCCGCCCAGCACCTGCCGGGCCAGCTCCGGAACGCTGCCGACGAGCGCCATGCGGCCCTTGCGGAAGAGGCCGACACGGTCGGTGACCGTCTGCACCTGATGGAGCAGGTGCGAGGAGAGCAGCACCGTCAGCCCCCGGTCCCCCAGCGCACGGATCAAGCCGAGGAACTCGTGCGCGGCCTGGGGGTCGAGGCCCAGGGTGGGTTCGTCGAGGATCACCAGCTGCGGCTCCTTGAGCAGCACGTCGGCCAGGCCGAGCCGCTGCTTCATCCCCCGGGAGTAGGTGCGCACCGGACGGTCGGCGGCGTCGGTCAGGCCCATCGAGTCGAGCGCCTCGTCGATGCGCGCGTCGACGCCGGGACCGCGCATCCCGTTGAGCGCCGCGGTGTACCGCAGGTTCTCCCGGCCCGAGAGGTCGTCGTAGAAGCCCACGGTGTCGGGCAGGTAGCCGACCCGCCGCTTGACCGAGAGCGGTTCGCGCACGGGGTCGTGCCCCAGCACCCGCACGCGGCCCGAGGTCGGCTCGGTGAGGCCCAGGAGCATCAGGATCGTCGTCGTCTTCCCGGACCCGTTGGGGCCCAGCAGACCGAAGACCTCCCCCTGTTCGACGTGCAGGTCGAGCCCGTCGACGGCGACCAGGTCGCCGTAGCGTTTGCTGAGGCCTTGGGTTTCGATGGCCGTCATCATCGCCTTCCGAAGCGCGCCACCGCCAGCGCCAGGACCCCCAGGGCCACCGCGATCAGGCCGACGCCCACGACGCCCCAGACCGTCGAGGTCAGCACCGTGATGCGGAAGTCGGCGTTTTCGGGCGTGCCGTTCTTCGGGCGTGCGGTGAGGGTGACCATGTAATCGCCGGCGATGGCCTTGGACGAGGGCTTGATCTTGACCGTGACCTCGGCCTGTTCCCCGGCGGGTATCGCGTCGATGCGTTTGGGTTCGAAGCTTAGCTCCCAGCCGGAGGGTTCGTACGAGGAGAACTCCACCTGTTTGGCCTCGGCGCTGCCCCGGTTCTTGACGACGATCTTCAGGGGCGACGTGCGCCCGGCGTAGGCGCGGCCCGAAAGGCGCCCGTCGGGGGTGGTGAGGCTCAG
This genomic stretch from Oceanithermus profundus DSM 14977 harbors:
- a CDS encoding phosphohydrolase: MSDQRERIIHIASPKSRLYVEADQSIRKGLEPYPKALAAYEMLSKDPEARGHWDMANYITMHKLGYNDHGRVHALLTGAASVAILQLLVDAGVRPDTVESGVGDLEDAFVVVILSTMLHDIGNQVHREHHEAFGVTLALPILNRILGELYPKPEQRIELRALMLHSIYSHDLHPEPLTIEAGVTAVADGTDITKGRGRKAFSLGSIDIHSISALAVDEVIIMRGDAIPIEIRVRMNNAAGIFQVEETLTKKVLRSPIRDYVTVVATSDTNNDHDHRIIQRVRLHDREDRFVLEE
- a CDS encoding TerC family protein gives rise to the protein MTAEATLLGLFSIVLIDLVLSGDNAVVIGMAVRDLPGRLRRRAILMGTLGAIGLRVTFTILAALLLSVPFLRALGGVALFWIAAKLLGGEEEEARVGSAASFWQAVTLIIVADFTLSLDNVLAVAGAAGGHLGLLVFGLMLSIPILMLGSAAIAQLLNRWPWLSLLGSLVIVWAGAQLISHDPRVHAWLAWPLWAWFALGLATMAALRGLNRWQARRTVP
- a CDS encoding Crp/Fnr family transcriptional regulator, which translates into the protein MSWFIPRAGFLERLSEEEKMRLGQICPPRSYRKDEAVFMSGDACDELTVVLDGMLKIVRQGPSGKERILHLAGPGDILGAEFLEDGAVYKADAVCTSDGVVTCPINREQFVQVARELPRVTLSLAGSLAAHLSHLEDQIESATAPVIVRLGRVLTWTARRFGKQEPEGWVRIESELRQEDLAAMSGSTRVTITHTLGQLRDLGLVEGTRGRYRVRLEPLERMIEDLLWES
- a CDS encoding phosphoribosyltransferase, encoding MSVLFFEDRTEAAGLLAEALRPLNLRKPVVLGIPRGGVVLADVLARELGGTMDVVLARKIGAPGNPEYALGAVGEDGQVFLQPYASSIADEGYLKAEIGRQMQVIRERRRRYRAVRPKEPLAGRDVVLTDDGIATGSTMEAALTAVLAEAPARVVVAVPVGPPEAVERLRRRAEVVALSTPPDFVAVGAYYRRFPQVSDEDVVRLLSAWAIE
- a CDS encoding cupin domain-containing protein yields the protein MEIQALVRPADGAPKKPVAKGKGAFLQVLIGPEDGAPNFILRRFTLEPGGRIPAHRHPTIEHEQFVLKGRMTIGLDGEEREVGPGDAVFIPAGVAHWYENRGDEAVEFICVIPKTKEYETEWLA
- a CDS encoding ABC transporter permease, which encodes MATRREGSAFAGLGPVFLKEFADQLSGARMRLLELLIVLTAAGTIYAAIQTIKSTVGEDVFLFLRLFTTAKDPLPSFVAFAGFLVPLLAIALGFDAVNGEHQRRTLGRVLAQPIYRDALLFGKYLAGLATLGLVLLATWLLITGLGVLLTGLAPSGEEVARSLLYLAATLAYGGVWLAVALFFSTVFKSPTTSALAAIGLWLFLTVFWGMIAGLLAPALSPVRYGFQEELYRQAQTELMLARVAPNTLYAEATLALLRPEVRSLGPVLPAQLEGMVLGTPLPLGQSLLLVWPQFAGLVAASVLFFTLAYVFFQRAEIRA
- a CDS encoding ABC transporter ATP-binding protein → MTAIETQGLSKRYGDLVAVDGLDLHVEQGEVFGLLGPNGSGKTTTILMLLGLTEPTSGRVRVLGHDPVREPLSVKRRVGYLPDTVGFYDDLSGRENLRYTAALNGMRGPGVDARIDEALDSMGLTDAADRPVRTYSRGMKQRLGLADVLLKEPQLVILDEPTLGLDPQAAHEFLGLIRALGDRGLTVLLSSHLLHQVQTVTDRVGLFRKGRMALVGSVPELARQVLGGAYRIHLEAEGEDLEAALGGLSGVLRVRRDGARYLLEAERDLRDDAARAVVRRGGRLLRLDLEEPDLDEVYRAYFEEVSHGDAA